Proteins encoded within one genomic window of Theobroma cacao cultivar B97-61/B2 chromosome 7, Criollo_cocoa_genome_V2, whole genome shotgun sequence:
- the LOC18593299 gene encoding uncharacterized protein LOC18593299 has translation MEIPQKLLKFKYPIIFSLTLSLTLSSIVILAPSFLTILTYFWPLFLSTALFLVAVVFFGKTSAHTGSDSPADKPGEGLLDYVAGQPELTVDSYKSE, from the coding sequence ATGGAGATCCCGCAAAAGTTGCTCAAGTTCAAGTACCCCATTATCTTTTCCCTCACCCTTTCACTCACCCTTTCTTCCATCGTTATTTTGGCACCTTCTTTCCTCACCATTTTGACCTACTTCTGGCCGCTCTTCCTCTCCACCGCCCTCTTCCTTGTAGCTGTCGTCTTCTTCGGCAAGACCTCTGCTCACACCGGCTCTGACTCTCCGGCGGACAAGCCCGGTGAAGGCCTCCTTGACTATGTTGCTGGCCAACCGGAGCTCACCGTTGACAGTTACAAGTCTGAGTAG
- the LOC18593300 gene encoding two-pore potassium channel 1 yields the protein MMGHFNSIIAMASNAAKKAKLPIAAGSPTLTNDENAPEKTSSQSCKTTPAAANCTPPITFRTDCPDLKWLGIYFGIYIGVGTTSFYALKDHIRGKKTNDFIDSLYLCVVTMTTVGYGDLVPHSFVSQLICSIFITVGMCLVGIVVKIAASYLVVKQQMVLVNALHLSKKLGPIEALKEIENLKIDYTKCVISLIAMAVHFVIGIFVLVTVEGMDFTDAIYCACTTMTTVGFGDESFSSEFGRTFGIVWIATGTSCLGQLLLYIAEVYTDIETKKLVKSVLTSDIIAKKDLEAADNPENDQVYGAADFILYKLKEMGKIKQEDISVAMKDIDTVIKDLDVDHQSDSSQKK from the exons ATGATGGGTCACTTCAACTCAATCATTGCAATGGCCTCCAATGCTGCAAAGAAGGCCAAGCTGCCAATCGCTGCAGGCTCTCCAACCTTaacaaatgatgaaaatgctcCCGAGAAAACAAGCTCTCAGAGTTGCAAAACCACTCCCGCAGCTGCAAATTGCACCCCTCCGATCACTTTTCGGACAGATTGCCCGGACCTGAAGTGGCTGGGGATCTACTTTGGTATCTACATAGGTGTCGGCACGACAAGCTTTTACGCACTCAAGGACCACATCAGAGGGAAGAAAACGAACGATTTTATCGATTCTCTTTACCTATGCGTGGTGACAATGACCACGGTCGGCTATGGCGACCTCGTTCCTCACAGTTTCGTCTCCCAACTCATCTGCAGCATTTTCATAACCGTGGGAATGTGCCTGGTCGGGATAGTAGTGAAAATAGCTGCAAGTTACTTGGTCGTGAAGCAGCAGATGGTGCTGGTTAACGCCCTGCACCTGTCTAAAAAACTGGGTCCGATTGAAGCCCTGAAGGAGATCGAGAACCTGAAAATAGACTACACCAAGTGCGTGATATCGTTGATTGCCATGGCGGTGCATTTCGTCATTGGGATCTTCGTCCTGGTTACAGTCGAAGGAATGGATTTCACTGATGCAATCTACTGTGCTTGCACCACCATGACAACTGTCGGGTTCGGAGATGAGAGCTTCTCCAGTGAGTTCGGACGCACGTTTGGTATAGTTTGGATTGCCACAGGTACTTCCTGTTTAGGCCAGCTGCTTCTCTACATTGCAGAGGTGTATACAGATATCGAAACCAAGAAACTAGTCAAGTCGGTTCTTACTAGCGACATCATTGCCAAGAAAGACCTGGAAGCAGCTGATAATCCTGAAAACGACCAGGTTTATGG GGCTGCTGATTTCATTCTATACAAGCTGAAAGAGATGGGAAAGATCAAGCAAGAAGATATCTCAGTTGCCATGAAGGATATTGATACTGTGATCAAGGACCTTGATGTTGATCATCAGTCGGATTCATCCCAAAAGAAGTGA
- the LOC108662931 gene encoding two-pore potassium channel 1-like, giving the protein MACNGANQPLLSGSATSTTQKSNGDAPRIRRLRRVRSAPLAEFGPCGVNGNASLPRSESVFGSLHPSFKKVAIFLTVYLGVGTICFYMVRNQIRGEKTNGILDAVYFCVVTMTTVGYGDLVPNSNLTKLLACAFVFTGMALIGLVLTKAADYLVEKQETLLVKALHMHQKVGQLEILKEIENNRMKYKFYMALILLIVLILTGTIFLSKVENLDLIDAFYCVCSTITTLGYGDKSFSTEEGRIFAVFWILAGTICLAQFFIYIAELNTEKRQRALVKWVLSRRMTNVDLEAADLDDDGVVGAAEFVLFKLKEMGKICQDDISLIMEEFEELDVDQSGTLSASDINLAQSVETRRS; this is encoded by the exons ATGGCCTGTAATGGTGCAAACCAGCCCTTGCTATCAGGATCAGCAACTTCGACAACTCAAAAGAGTAATGGGGATGCACCAAGGATAAGAAGACTTAGACGTGTTAGAAGTGCTCCGTTAGCCGAGTTTGGTCCTTGTGGTGTCAATGGCAATGCTTCACTTCCACGTTCCGAGTCCGTTTTCGGGAGTCTTCACCCAAGTTTTAAGAAGGTAGCCATATTCTTGACAGTATACTTAGGTGTAGGCACCATTTGCTTCTATATGGTCAGGAACCAAATCAGAGGGGAAAAAACAAATGGGATTCTTGATGCTGTTTATTTCTGTGTTGTTACAATGACAACTGTTGGATATGGAGACCTGGTTCCTAACAGCAACCTTACAAAACTACTAGCCTGTGCTTTCGTCTTCACAGGAATGGCTCTGATTGGACTTGTACTGACCAAAGCTGCAGATTACTTGGTAGAGAAGCAAGAAACATTGCTGGTTAAAGCCTTACATATGCATCAAAAAGTTGGTCAACTTGAGATTCTAAAGGAGATTGAAAACAACAGGATGAAATACAAGTTTTATATGGCCTTGATCCTGCTCATTGTGCTTATATTAACCGGTACGATCTTCCTATCAAAAGTTGAGAATTTAGATCTAATCGATGCATTCTATTGCGTTTGTTCTACCATCACAACCTTAGGCTATGGGGATAAAAGCTTTTCAACCGAAGAGGGGCGTATTTTTGCTGTATTTTGGATCCTAGCTGGTACTATTTGCTTGGCTCAGTTTTTCATCTACATTGCCGAGCTAAATACAGAGAAGAGACAAAGAGCACTGGTGAAGTGGGTTCTTAGCCGAAGAATGACAAATGTGGATTTGGAGGCAGCTGATCTTGATGATGATGGTGTTGTTGG AGCTGCTGAGTTTGTTCTTTTCAAACTTAAAGAGATGGGGAAGATTTGCCAAGATGATATTTCACTTATCATGGAGGAATTCGAGGAACTTGATGTTGATCAGTCGGGAACCTTGTCTGCATCTGATATAAATCTAGCTCAATCAGTTGAAACTAGGAGGTCATAG
- the LOC18593301 gene encoding two-pore potassium channel 1, with product MLGHFNSIIAMASNAAKKAKLPIAAGSPTLTNDENAPEKTSSQSCKTTPAAANCTPPIIFRTDCPDLKRLGIYFGIYIGVGTTSFYALKNHIRGHKTNDFIDSLYLCVVTMTTVGYGDLVPHSFVSQLICSIFITVGMCLVGIVVKIAASYLVVKQQMVLVNALHLSKKLGPMEALKEIENLKIDYTKCLISLIAMAVHFVIGIFVLVTVEGMDFTDAVYCACTTMTTVGFGDESFSSEFGRTFGIVWIATGTSCLGQLLLYIAEVYTDIETKKLVKWVLTNNIIAKKDLEAADNPENDQVYGAADYILYKLKEMGKIKQEDISIAMKDIDIVIKDLDVDHQSDSSQKK from the exons ATGCTGGGTCACTTCAACTCAATCATTGCAATGGCCTCCAATGCTGCAAAGAAGGCCAAGCTGCCAATCGCTGCAGGCTCTCCAACCTTaacaaatgatgaaaatgctcCCGAGAAAACAAGCTCTCAGAGTTGCAAAACCACTCCCGCAGCTGCAAATTGCACCCCTCCGATCATTTTTCGGACAGATTGCCCGGACCTTAAGAGGCTGGGGATCTACTTTGGTATCTACATAGGTGTCGGCACGACAAGCTTTTACGCACTCAAGAACCACATCAGAGGGCATAAAACGAACGATTTCATCGATTCTCTTTACCTATGCGTGGTGACAATGACCACGGTCGGCTATGGCGACCTCGTTCCTCACAGTTTCGTCTCCCAACTCATCTGCAGCATTTTCATAACCGTGGGAATGTGCCTGGTCGGGATAGTAGTGAAAATAGCTGCAAGTTACTTGGTCGTGAAGCAGCAGATGGTGCTGGTTAACGCCCTGCACCTGTCTAAAAAACTGGGTCCGATGGAAGCCCTGAAGGAGATCGAGAACCTGAAAATAGACTACACCAAGTGCCTGATATCGTTGATTGCCATGGCGGTGCATTTCGTCATTGGGATCTTCGTCCTGGTTACAGTCGAAGGAATGGATTTCACTGATGCAGTCTACTGTGCTTGCACCACTATGACAACCGTCGGGTTCGGAGATGAGAGCTTCTCCAGTGAGTTCGGACGCACGTTTGGTATAGTTTGGATTGCCACAGGTACTTCCTGTTTAGGCCAGCTGCTTCTCTACATTGCAGAGGTGTATACAGATATCGAGACCAAGAAACTAGTCAAGTGGGTTCTTACTAACAACATCATTGCCAAGAAAGACCTGGAAGCAGCTGATAATCCTGAAAACGACCAGGTTTATGG GGCTGCTGATTACATTCTATACAAGCTGAAGGAGATGGGAAAGATCAAGCAAGAAGATATCTCAATTGCCATGAAGGATATTGATATTGTGATCAAGGACCTTGATGTTGATCATCAGTCGGATTCATCCCAAAAGAAGTGA
- the LOC18593302 gene encoding two-pore potassium channel 1 — protein MACNGAIQPLLSGSATSTTQKSNGDAPRIRRLRRVRSAHLAEFVPCGIKGNVSLPRSESIFGSLHPSFKKVAIFLTVYLGVGTICFYTVRNQIRGEKTNGILDAVYFCVVTMTTVGYGDLVPNSNLTKLLACAFVFTGMALIGLVLTKAADYLVEKQETLLVKALHMHQKVGQLEILKEIENNWIKYKFYMALILLIVLILTGTIFLSKVENLDLIDAFYCVCSTITTLGYGDKSFSTEGGRIFAVFWILAGTICLAQFFLYIAELNTEKRQRALVKWVLCRRMTNVDLEAADLDDDGVVGAAEFVLFKLKEMGKICQDDISLIMEEFEELDVDQSGTLSASDINLAQSVETRRS, from the exons GGGGATGCACCAAGGATAAGAAGACTTAGACGTGTTAGAAGTGCTCATTTAGCAGAGTTTGTTCCTTGTGGTATCAAAGGCAATGTTTCACTCCCACGTTCCGAGTCCATTTTCGGGAGTCTTCACCCAAGTTTTAAGAAGGTAGCCATATTCTTGACAGTATACTTAGGTGTAGGCACCATTTGCTTCTATACGGTCAGGAACCAAATCAGAGGGGAAAAAACAAATGGGATTCTTGATGCTGTTTATTTCTGTGTTGTTACAATGACAACTGTTGGATATGGAGACCTGGTTCCTAACAGCAACCTTACAAAACTACTAGCCTGTGCTTTCGTCTTCACGGGAATGGCTCTGATTGGACTTGTACTGACCAAAGCTGCAGATTACTTGGTAGAGAAGCAAGAAACATTGCTGGTTAAAGCCTTACATATGCATCAAAAAGTTGGTCAACTTGAGATTCTAAAGGAGATTGAAAACAACTGGATAAAATACAAGTTTTATATGGCCTTGATCCTGCTCATTGTGCTTATATTAACCGGTACTATCTTCCTATCAAAAGTTGAGAATTTAGATCTAATCGATGCATTCTATTGCGTTTGTTCTACCATCACAACCTTAGGCTATGGAGATAAAAGCTTTTCAACCGAAGGGGGGCGTATTTTTGCTGTATTTTGGATCTTAGCTGGTACTATTTGCTTGGCTCAGTTTTTCCTCTACATTGCCGAGCTAAATACAGAGAAGAGACAAAGAGCACTGGTGAAGTGGGTTCTTTGCCGAAGAATGACGAATGTGGATTTGGAGGCAGCTGATCTTGATGATGATGGTGTTGTTGG AGCTGCTGAGTTTGTTCTATTCAAACTTAAAGAGATGGGGAAGATTTGCCAAGATGATATTTCACTTATCATGGAGGAATTCGAGGAACTTGATGTTGATCAGTCGGGAACCTTGTCTGCATCTGATATAAATCTAGCTCAATCAGTTGAAACTAGGAGGTCATAG